One region of Gorilla gorilla gorilla isolate KB3781 chromosome 13, NHGRI_mGorGor1-v2.1_pri, whole genome shotgun sequence genomic DNA includes:
- the IFNE gene encoding LOW QUALITY PROTEIN: interferon epsilon (The sequence of the model RefSeq protein was modified relative to this genomic sequence to represent the inferred CDS: substituted 1 base at 1 genomic stop codon) has product MIIKHFFGILLVLLASTTIFSLDLKLIIFQQRQVNQESLKLLNKLQTLSIQQCLPHRKNFLLPQKSLSPQQYQKGHTLAILHEMLQQIFSLFRADISLDGWEENHMEKFLIQLHQQLEYLEALMGLEAEKLSGTLGSDNLRLQVKMYFXRIHDYLENQDYSTCAWAFVQVEINRCLFFVFSLTEKLSKQGRPLNDMKQELTTEFRSPR; this is encoded by the coding sequence ATGATTATCAAGCACTTCTTTGGAATTTTGTTGGTGCTGCTGGCCTCTACCACTATCTTCTCTCTAGATTTGAAACTGATTATCTTCCAGCAAAGACAAGTGAATCAAGAAAGTTTAAAACTCTTGAATAAGTTGCAAACCTTGTCAATTCAGCAGTGTCTACCACACAGGAAAAACTTTCTGCTTCCTCAGAAGTCTTTGAGTCCTCAGCAGTACCAAAAAGGACACACTCTGGCCATTCTCCATGAGATGCTTCAGCAGATCTTCAGCCTCTTCAGGGCAGATATTTCTCTGGATGGTTGGGAGGAAAACCACATGGAGAAATTCCTCATTCAACTTCATCAACAGCTAGAATACCTAGAAGCACTCATGGGACTGGAAGCAGAGAAGCTAAGTGGTACTTTGGGTAGTGATAACCTTAGATTACAAGTTAAAATGTACTTCTGAAGGATCCATGATTACCTGGAAAACCAGGACTACAGCACCTGTGCCTGGGCCTTTGTCCAAGTAGAAATCAACCGATGTCTGTTCTTTGTGTTCAGTCTCACAGAAAAACTGAGCAAACAAGGAAGACCCTTGAACGACATGAAGCAAGAGCTTACTACAGAGTTTAGAAGCCCAAGGTAG
- the LOC101142673 gene encoding interferon alpha-1/13, giving the protein MASPFALLMALVVLSCKSSCSLGCDLPETHSLDNRRTLMLLAQMSRISPSSCLMDRHDFGFPQEEFDGNQFQKAPAISVLHELIQQIFNLFTTKDSSAAWDEDLLDKFCTELYQQLNDLEACVMQEERVGETPLMNADSILAVKKYFRRITLYLTEKKYSPCAWEVVRAEIMRSLSLSTNLQERLRRKE; this is encoded by the coding sequence ATGGCCTCACCCTTTGCTTTACTGATGGCCCTGGTGGTGCTCAGCTGCAAGTCAAGCTGCTCTCTgggctgtgatctgcctgagaccCACAGCCTGGATAACAGGAGGACCTTGATGCTCCTGGCACAAATGAGCAGaatctctccttcctcctgtctGATGGACAGACATGACTTTGGATTTCCCCAGGAGGAGTTTGATGGCAACCAGTTCCAGAAGGCTCCAGCCATCTCTGTCCTCCATGAGCTGATCCAGCAGATCTTCAACCTCTTTACCACAAAAGATTCATCTGCTGCTTGGGATGAGGACCTCCTAGACAAATTCTGCACTGAACTCTACCAGCAGCTGAATGACTTGGAAGCCTGTGTGATGCAGGAGGAGAGGGTCGGAGAAACTCCCCTGATGAATGCGGACTCCATcttggctgtgaagaaatacttcCGAAGAATCACTCTCTATCTGACAGAGAAGAAATACAGcccttgtgcctgggaggttgtCAGAGCAGAAATCATGAGATCCCTCTCTTTATCAACAAACTTGCAAGAAAGATTAAGGAGGAAGGAATAA